In Stenotrophomonas sp. 169, one DNA window encodes the following:
- a CDS encoding DUF3757 domain-containing protein, producing the protein MKHSLGEVISMTPFIAVATTVALVAACSSDVLAAEPTPGHDNAPALMACPPAARVHVHDGRYHARETLGGWEGEWLSPARPSGAVSRLERVLLYTQGAETNAIVVNCTYGLMSGHEIDLAYQPDGSEGRLGNLYVDVENKGEWLLDPDDAAGDAFRECTPSSASRACRFFPIRYGR; encoded by the coding sequence ATGAAGCACTCCCTCGGAGAGGTGATTTCGATGACTCCTTTCATCGCTGTGGCCACCACTGTTGCCCTTGTCGCCGCGTGCTCATCAGACGTTCTCGCGGCCGAACCGACGCCGGGCCACGACAACGCTCCCGCGTTGATGGCATGCCCACCGGCAGCCCGGGTGCACGTGCACGACGGTCGCTACCACGCACGCGAGACGCTGGGCGGCTGGGAGGGCGAATGGCTGTCGCCGGCGCGGCCATCGGGCGCCGTATCCCGCCTGGAACGCGTACTCCTCTATACACAAGGCGCGGAAACCAACGCCATCGTGGTCAACTGCACCTATGGCCTGATGTCGGGACATGAAATCGACCTCGCCTACCAGCCGGACGGCTCGGAAGGGCGGCTCGGCAACCTTTACGTTGATGTGGAAAACAAGGGCGAGTGGCTGCTTGATCCCGACGACGCGGCCGGAGACGCGTTCAGGGAGTGCACTCCTTCTTCCGCATCGCGCGCCTGCCGTTTCTTCCCGATACGCTATGGTCGCTAG
- a CDS encoding TonB-dependent receptor, giving the protein MNHPTRCPATRRTPLAASITHILTGGALLLAAAVSPSAFAQEQATNLDRVTVTGSNIPRTDTETPSPVQVVTRQEIDRTGKTTVAEYLQTLTSDGSGSIPKTFGNGFAGGGAGISLRGLGAGSTLVLLNGRRMATYGLADDGQKVFTDLSTIPLDAVERVEVLKDGASATYGSDAIAGVVNIILRSDFEGVILRGSYGLSGDSDGDAKKATLTAGTGNLSTDGWNAFFSLDVGKTDGIRVSDRRNRDWIGTGDLRRWGYSAGGSQFLGGAITGNGSGGGNSPAGSIFNPTTGLLESLPGCAQFSDVSPQDPGGGCLWDMANFRDLSPEEKYVNVFSRATFAFNDSAEAYVEMGYSSKETTFNNTPSNVSGAWGFQGGPVNANSGPGATVLAVGHPDNPYATPVRVRYNAFDVGPRVTNNKNEFIRFLAGVKGTWGEWSYDTGYLHSSTNLVNKRDGFLRYSAVQCVLGDLACPAGTWNIGAGSDANPQSLYDYISPTIQANAKSSLDMFDFKVNRSLMDLAGGPLGLAIGTEWRRTTNSLTPQTYTDVGDIIGLGYSAYDGTQNVYAGYAELAAPVLESLELTAAARYDKYESGDDSVTPKVGFKWTPAEWFALRGTYAEGFRAPNPAENGDGGLAAFSNALDPVRCPGGNPAPGGTQDDCGQQPVAIITRPNPDLEAEESKSYSVGIVLQPTRTTSITVDAWRIKRSNEIAQGSTADAIASGNVLRDTDLLNGVPGTGSILAINTNYVNASASKVEGIDTDIRQDIPLGNAGDLRLDLQWSHTSKFERTEGGTTHEYAGTHGNCDVTNCIGTPKDRINFGATWNYHDWSVSGIVNYISAIDNLAETGGTKEDDCLNFRADGSPAPGNCSLASFTTFDLSANWKVADSMEIFGSVANVFDRTAPLDPATYGGINYNPLHFSGAIGRYFTVGAKGTFN; this is encoded by the coding sequence GTGAATCATCCGACCCGTTGCCCCGCCACCCGCCGCACCCCGCTTGCCGCCTCCATCACCCACATCCTGACCGGCGGCGCACTGCTGCTGGCCGCAGCCGTCTCTCCCAGCGCCTTCGCGCAGGAGCAGGCCACCAACCTGGACCGTGTCACGGTCACCGGCTCGAACATCCCCCGCACCGACACCGAAACCCCATCGCCGGTCCAGGTGGTCACCCGCCAGGAAATCGACCGCACCGGCAAGACCACGGTTGCGGAGTACCTGCAGACCCTCACCTCGGATGGCTCTGGTTCCATCCCCAAGACCTTCGGCAATGGGTTCGCTGGCGGCGGTGCAGGCATCTCGCTGCGCGGTCTCGGCGCCGGCTCCACCCTGGTGCTGCTCAATGGCCGCCGCATGGCCACCTACGGCCTGGCCGATGACGGCCAGAAGGTGTTCACCGACCTGAGCACCATTCCGCTGGATGCGGTGGAGCGCGTGGAGGTGCTGAAAGACGGCGCGTCCGCTACCTACGGGTCCGATGCGATTGCCGGCGTGGTCAACATCATCCTGCGCAGTGACTTCGAGGGCGTGATCCTGCGTGGGTCGTATGGTCTATCCGGCGACAGCGACGGCGATGCGAAGAAGGCGACGCTGACGGCCGGTACCGGCAACCTGTCCACCGACGGGTGGAATGCGTTCTTCAGTCTGGACGTCGGCAAGACCGACGGCATCCGGGTCAGCGACCGCCGCAACCGTGACTGGATCGGCACCGGCGATCTGCGTCGTTGGGGCTACAGCGCCGGCGGCAGCCAGTTCCTCGGCGGCGCGATCACCGGCAACGGCAGCGGCGGCGGCAACTCACCGGCCGGCAGCATCTTCAACCCGACCACCGGGCTGCTGGAATCACTGCCTGGCTGCGCCCAGTTCTCCGATGTCAGCCCGCAGGATCCGGGTGGCGGCTGCCTGTGGGACATGGCCAACTTCCGTGATCTCAGCCCGGAAGAGAAGTACGTCAACGTCTTCAGCCGCGCGACCTTCGCCTTCAACGACAGCGCCGAGGCGTACGTGGAGATGGGCTACTCGAGCAAGGAAACCACCTTCAACAACACGCCCTCCAACGTATCCGGCGCCTGGGGGTTCCAGGGCGGCCCCGTCAACGCGAACAGCGGCCCCGGTGCCACCGTGCTCGCTGTTGGCCACCCGGACAACCCGTATGCCACGCCGGTGCGCGTACGCTACAACGCCTTCGACGTCGGTCCACGGGTGACCAACAACAAGAACGAGTTCATCCGCTTCCTGGCCGGGGTCAAGGGCACCTGGGGCGAGTGGAGCTACGACACCGGCTATCTGCACTCGTCGACCAACCTGGTGAACAAGCGCGATGGTTTCCTGCGCTACAGCGCGGTCCAGTGCGTGCTCGGTGACCTGGCCTGCCCGGCCGGCACCTGGAACATCGGCGCCGGATCGGATGCGAATCCGCAAAGCCTGTACGACTACATCTCGCCGACCATCCAGGCCAACGCCAAGAGCAGCCTGGACATGTTCGATTTCAAGGTGAACCGCTCGCTGATGGACCTGGCAGGTGGCCCACTCGGCCTGGCCATCGGTACCGAATGGCGTCGCACCACCAACAGCCTCACGCCGCAGACCTACACCGATGTGGGCGACATCATCGGCTTGGGCTACTCGGCCTATGACGGCACCCAGAACGTTTACGCCGGCTACGCGGAGCTTGCAGCGCCGGTGCTGGAATCGCTGGAGTTGACGGCCGCCGCACGCTACGACAAATACGAAAGCGGTGACGACTCGGTGACCCCGAAGGTCGGCTTCAAGTGGACGCCGGCCGAGTGGTTTGCCCTGCGCGGCACCTACGCCGAAGGCTTCCGTGCACCGAACCCGGCCGAGAACGGAGATGGCGGCCTGGCCGCGTTCTCCAACGCACTCGATCCGGTCCGCTGCCCGGGCGGCAACCCGGCACCGGGCGGCACGCAGGACGACTGCGGCCAGCAGCCTGTTGCGATCATCACCCGGCCGAACCCGGACCTGGAAGCTGAAGAGTCCAAGAGCTACTCGGTCGGCATCGTGCTGCAGCCGACCCGCACCACCTCGATCACCGTGGATGCCTGGCGGATCAAGCGCAGCAACGAAATCGCACAGGGCTCTACGGCCGACGCCATTGCATCGGGCAACGTGCTGCGCGATACCGATCTGCTCAATGGCGTGCCGGGGACCGGCTCGATCCTGGCCATCAACACCAATTACGTAAATGCCAGTGCGTCGAAGGTCGAGGGTATCGATACGGACATCCGCCAGGACATTCCGCTGGGTAACGCGGGTGATCTGCGGCTGGACCTGCAGTGGAGCCACACCAGCAAGTTCGAGCGGACCGAGGGCGGCACCACGCACGAGTACGCGGGCACGCATGGCAACTGCGACGTGACCAACTGCATCGGCACGCCGAAGGACCGCATCAACTTCGGCGCTACCTGGAACTACCACGACTGGTCGGTCAGCGGCATCGTCAACTACATCAGCGCGATCGACAATCTGGCTGAGACCGGCGGTACCAAAGAAGACGACTGCTTGAACTTCCGTGCCGATGGCAGTCCGGCCCCGGGCAACTGCTCGCTGGCCTCGTTCACCACCTTCGATCTGTCCGCCAACTGGAAGGTGGCCGACAGCATGGAGATCTTCGGTTCGGTGGCCAACGTGTTCGACCGCACCGCCCCGCTGGATCCGGCCACCTACGGCGGCATCAACTACAACCCGCTGCACTTCAGCGGCGCGATCGGACGTTACTTCACCGTGGGGGCGAAGGGCACGTTCAATTGA
- a CDS encoding energy transducer TonB, whose protein sequence is MVRAYPAVPQHVDPVRITAWSAAIALHLLAFLLLIIPAAYVALPLPREAPQIRWITPEKPLPPTPVPPADPVAVVPPQTSVQPLPTPLPLPPAVIDQAPVLALPASASTSAVAAPQAVPSSTEAPAMGGAGAYLSYRSAPPPSYPIAALRNQEQGTVLLRVEVDAKGQPTRVTIERSSGSRALDTAARQQVLRRWTFEPSMRDGVATASVGLVPIDFSLPQ, encoded by the coding sequence ATGGTTCGTGCATATCCGGCTGTACCGCAACACGTCGATCCGGTCAGGATCACCGCCTGGAGTGCGGCAATCGCACTGCATCTGCTGGCCTTTCTGCTGCTGATCATCCCCGCCGCCTACGTCGCCCTGCCGCTTCCGCGCGAGGCGCCACAGATCCGCTGGATCACGCCGGAAAAGCCGCTGCCGCCCACGCCCGTGCCACCTGCAGATCCGGTGGCGGTGGTGCCGCCGCAGACGAGCGTGCAGCCGCTACCGACGCCGCTGCCCTTGCCCCCTGCGGTCATCGATCAGGCACCGGTGCTTGCGCTGCCCGCGTCCGCGTCCACGTCCGCAGTCGCTGCGCCACAGGCCGTCCCGTCATCGACCGAGGCGCCCGCCATGGGCGGTGCCGGCGCCTACCTGAGCTATCGCAGCGCGCCGCCGCCGTCGTATCCGATCGCTGCCCTGCGCAACCAGGAGCAGGGCACGGTACTGCTGCGCGTGGAGGTGGATGCGAAGGGTCAGCCCACACGCGTGACGATCGAGCGCAGCAGCGGCTCGCGTGCGCTGGACACTGCGGCGCGCCAGCAGGTGCTGCGTCGCTGGACGTTCGAACCGTCGATGCGCGATGGCGTGGCGACGGCGTCCGTGGGCCTGGTCCCCATTGATTTCTCGCTGCCGCAGTAA
- a CDS encoding SIMPL domain-containing protein, with translation MRRPALSPLLLALSLALGASVTANAAVPAPAIAPVEGTLLNVSANAEASRVPDVATLSAGVVTQAVDGNSAMRENAQKMDKVLAAIKAAGIAERDVQTSGVNLSPQYRYAENEAPKITGYQASNTVSLKVRDIAKLGKVLDGLAAQGANQINGPSFEIDQPEPVYDEARLAALKKAQARAQTYAKSLGLQVRRIVSISESSGGGFRPVMMRAQAAPMAADMSTPVAAGETTVSVNLDVVFELGR, from the coding sequence ATGCGTCGCCCTGCTCTTTCCCCGCTTCTGCTCGCCCTGTCCCTCGCCCTGGGAGCTTCCGTGACCGCAAACGCCGCCGTACCGGCCCCTGCCATCGCGCCGGTGGAAGGCACCCTGCTCAACGTGTCCGCCAATGCCGAAGCCAGCCGGGTACCTGACGTGGCCACCCTGTCGGCCGGCGTCGTCACCCAGGCCGTCGACGGCAACAGTGCCATGCGCGAGAACGCGCAGAAGATGGACAAAGTGCTTGCTGCGATCAAAGCGGCCGGTATCGCCGAGCGCGACGTGCAGACCAGCGGCGTGAACCTGAGCCCGCAGTACCGCTATGCCGAAAACGAAGCGCCGAAGATCACCGGCTACCAGGCCAGCAACACGGTCAGCCTGAAGGTCCGTGACATCGCCAAGCTGGGCAAGGTACTCGACGGACTGGCGGCGCAGGGCGCCAACCAGATCAACGGGCCGAGCTTCGAGATCGACCAGCCGGAACCGGTCTATGACGAAGCCCGCCTGGCCGCGCTGAAGAAAGCGCAGGCTCGCGCGCAGACCTATGCCAAGTCATTGGGGCTGCAGGTCCGTCGCATCGTCAGCATTTCCGAAAGCAGTGGCGGCGGTTTCCGCCCGGTGATGATGCGCGCGCAGGCCGCCCCGATGGCCGCGGACATGAGCACGCCGGTAGCCGCAGGTGAGACCACCGTCTCGGTGAACCTGGACGTCGTGTTCGAACTCGGACGCTGA
- a CDS encoding Maf family nucleotide pyrophosphatase, giving the protein MLYLASRSPRRSELLARLGRPFQSLDLDVPEVRLAGESPHDYVLRVATDKARAGLLAVAGTDPRAQVLGSDTEVVLGERVFGKPTDADDAAAMLRALSGRSHQVMTAVVLVDAQGVHADVVVSEVRFATLDDVSIAAYVATGEPIGKAGAYAIQGEAERFITHLAGSYSGVMGLPLYQTDRLLAGAGLPSHPVAATEAAVHV; this is encoded by the coding sequence ATGCTCTATCTTGCCTCCCGCTCTCCCCGCCGCAGTGAATTGCTTGCCCGCCTTGGCCGCCCGTTCCAGTCCTTGGACCTGGACGTGCCTGAAGTGCGTCTGGCCGGCGAAAGCCCGCATGATTATGTGCTGCGGGTGGCCACCGACAAGGCCCGCGCGGGCCTGCTCGCGGTAGCCGGGACGGATCCGCGCGCCCAGGTGCTGGGATCAGACACCGAAGTCGTGTTGGGCGAGCGGGTGTTCGGCAAGCCGACCGACGCCGACGATGCCGCCGCGATGCTGCGTGCGTTGTCCGGCCGCAGCCACCAGGTGATGACCGCCGTGGTGCTGGTCGACGCGCAGGGCGTGCACGCTGACGTGGTGGTGTCGGAGGTTCGCTTCGCCACGCTGGACGATGTCTCCATCGCAGCCTATGTGGCCACCGGCGAGCCGATCGGCAAGGCCGGTGCCTACGCCATCCAGGGGGAAGCAGAGCGCTTCATCACCCATCTGGCCGGGAGCTATTCCGGCGTGATGGGATTACCGCTGTACCAGACCGACCGGTTGCTTGCCGGTGCCGGCTTGCCTTCCCACCCTGTTGCCGCCACGGAGGCTGCCGTACATGTCTGA
- the rng gene encoding ribonuclease G: MSEEILVNVTPRETRVAVIENGMLQELHIERGWRRGVVGNIYKGKVQRVMPGMQAAFVEVGLDRAAFLHANDVVRPAPVASPDTDGTTLPPPSSVPIVELLRDGQDIVVQVVKDPIGTKGARLTTQISIPSRYMVLLPQSKVVGVSARIEDETERARLKTLVTELSAQHGGYGYIVRTNAEGQPAEAIAEDVAYLSRVWNVVERRGREAASCSVIYEDLSLPLRSVRDLIRKDVDKVKVDSKETFVQLQAFVAKYMPVLAEKLELYAGDRPIFDMFGVEDEIGRALDKQVPLKSGGYLVIDQTEAMTTIDVNTGSFVGQRNLEETVYRTNLEAAQAVARQLRLRNLGGIIIIDFIDMVDAEHRRQVLRTLEKALARDHAKTTVYDFSPLGLVEMTRKRTVESLERQLSETCPQCSGRGSIKTTETVTYEIFREITRAVRQFEAARLLVIASSKVVARITDEESTAVAELEEFLGKSISFQADDQYLQEQFDVVLL; the protein is encoded by the coding sequence ATGTCTGAAGAAATACTGGTCAACGTAACTCCCCGCGAAACCCGGGTAGCGGTGATCGAGAACGGCATGCTGCAGGAGCTGCATATCGAGCGCGGCTGGCGGCGCGGTGTGGTCGGCAACATCTACAAGGGCAAAGTGCAGCGGGTCATGCCCGGCATGCAGGCCGCGTTCGTCGAAGTGGGACTGGACCGCGCTGCGTTCCTGCATGCCAACGACGTGGTGCGGCCGGCGCCCGTTGCCAGCCCGGATACCGATGGCACCACGCTGCCGCCGCCATCGTCCGTGCCGATTGTCGAGCTGCTGCGCGACGGCCAGGACATCGTGGTCCAGGTAGTGAAGGATCCCATCGGCACCAAGGGCGCGCGCCTGACCACGCAGATCAGCATTCCATCGCGCTACATGGTGCTGCTGCCGCAGTCCAAGGTGGTCGGTGTCTCGGCGCGGATCGAAGACGAAACCGAGCGGGCGCGGCTGAAGACGCTGGTGACCGAGCTGTCAGCGCAGCACGGCGGCTACGGCTATATCGTGCGCACCAATGCCGAAGGCCAGCCTGCCGAGGCCATCGCCGAAGACGTGGCCTACCTGTCGCGCGTCTGGAACGTGGTCGAGCGCCGTGGCCGCGAGGCCGCATCGTGCAGCGTGATCTATGAAGACCTGAGCCTGCCGTTGCGGTCGGTACGCGACCTGATCCGCAAGGACGTGGACAAGGTAAAGGTCGATTCCAAGGAAACGTTCGTCCAGCTGCAGGCGTTCGTCGCCAAGTACATGCCGGTGCTGGCTGAAAAGCTGGAGCTGTATGCCGGCGACCGTCCGATCTTCGACATGTTCGGGGTGGAGGACGAGATCGGCCGCGCGCTGGACAAGCAGGTGCCGCTGAAGTCCGGGGGCTACCTGGTGATCGACCAGACCGAGGCGATGACCACCATCGACGTCAACACCGGTTCGTTCGTCGGCCAGCGCAATCTGGAAGAAACCGTGTACCGCACCAATCTGGAGGCGGCCCAGGCCGTGGCCAGGCAGCTGCGGCTGCGCAACCTGGGCGGCATCATCATCATCGACTTCATCGACATGGTGGATGCCGAGCATCGTCGTCAGGTGCTGCGCACGCTGGAAAAGGCGTTGGCGCGCGACCACGCCAAGACCACGGTCTATGATTTCTCGCCGTTGGGCCTGGTGGAGATGACCCGCAAGCGCACCGTGGAGAGCCTGGAGCGCCAGCTTTCCGAGACGTGCCCGCAGTGCAGTGGCCGCGGCAGCATCAAGACCACCGAAACGGTGACCTACGAGATCTTCCGCGAGATCACCCGCGCGGTGCGTCAGTTCGAAGCGGCGCGCCTGCTGGTGATCGCTTCGTCGAAGGTCGTGGCGCGGATCACCGATGAAGAATCCACGGCAGTCGCCGAGCTGGAGGAATTCCTCGGCAAGAGCATCAGCTTCCAGGCTGACGACCAGTACCTGCAGGAACAGTTCGATGTGGTCCTGCTCTGA
- a CDS encoding YhdP family protein yields the protein MSAPPRLRLRRIRRLALYALAITLVVVALLVGTLSQLLPLVERNPDKVSAWLSTRAGQPVRFDALKAQWTRRGPLLQLDGLRIGAGEGLRIGQAEVQVAMYAGLLPGRSLTELRLRGLALTLQRADDGRWSVRGLPAAKAGDPLDGLRRLGELQVEQGRLTIEAPSIGLQTTLPRLDLRLRVDADRLRVGVRAWAQADALPLAAVLDVDRRAGNGEAWLGGDPVDLQAWSPLLSGAGVQLLQGRGELNAWVALRDFRPVMVTTDSDLSGLRLAGTPTAHVAKPTLDIERLQVRARWRYSAGGWRAEAPRLRVRAEDREQVLDGLLIGAGQHTALVANNIDGNVLLRGLALTDRVDAGLRDWLYRAHPQLRVRQLQARGERNGPLWVQGDLDTLAFSSVDGGPGLVGIGGRFQGDAEGFSLQLQSRQQMQLDWPKGFGVRHDVRLAGEIVGWHDEAGGWRVGTPALRVQGTDYAADVRGALWFQGDGTRPWMQLAAKIDDVPMTAAKRFWIRSRMSEHARDWLDTALQAGRVRNGIGLVAGDLDDWPFDRNNGRFEATGHIEDGTIRFQKSWPDMTAVDADIAFIGPGFSLTGRGDLAGVNVDAMQAGIEDFGETPLYVRAQSRSESSKLLAMLRRSPLHAQYGDTLDALSVSGPAAVDFDLLQPLRAGQPGHLKGSVTLEGVKLADKRYALDFDDVRGVAQYAGGGFGADNLAVRHLGAAGTLSLRAGGFVRDPQLAFESQLDANLDAGVLLDRAPEMAWLKPYITGRSNWTIGVDMPKAVAAAATGGAPAPVPPARLHLQSDLVGTVLSFPAPLDKPAGEALDTRVAAQLPMGDGRIEVAFGDRLALAARTHQGQTGVQVTLGSARVDRDPPASGLAVNGRSGSLDALEWIGLARGSAADSSGGAGNDPMPLRSVDVQVAQLLLIGGVFEQTRLQLRPTLEFLDVRLDGPSLAGQLQVPSARGGTISGALQRVHWKSLPGPVQPRPRDGAPIVMPDGEVMAARVQATANDTDPAGIPPLSLDIADLQFGKITLGQATLRTQPVANGLRVQQLDFRSPKQAIDVRGDWLGKGPAARTALTAQVRSEDLGDLLRDLDYGGQLRGGQGRIDLQAGWQGGPSDFQLGNLQGTMTVDARNGQLLELEPGAGRVLGLLSITQLPRRLMLDFRDFFSKGFAFNQIGGTLAFADGSATTDKVMIEGPAANIRIRGRTDLRNQQFDQTIDVNPRSGNLLTVVGAVAGGPVGAALGAATNAVLSKPLGEIGAKTYRVTGPWKEPKVDVVERDAAAPPPPKPKAR from the coding sequence ATGAGCGCGCCGCCGCGCCTGCGACTGCGAAGGATCCGCCGTCTTGCCCTGTACGCGCTCGCCATCACCCTGGTGGTGGTGGCGTTGCTGGTGGGTACCCTCAGCCAGCTGTTGCCGCTGGTTGAGCGTAATCCCGACAAAGTTTCTGCGTGGTTGAGCACGCGTGCCGGGCAGCCGGTGCGCTTCGATGCGTTGAAAGCGCAGTGGACCCGCCGCGGGCCGCTGCTGCAGTTGGATGGACTGCGTATCGGCGCCGGCGAAGGCCTGCGCATCGGCCAGGCCGAGGTGCAGGTGGCGATGTATGCCGGCCTGTTGCCGGGCCGATCTTTGACCGAGCTGCGCCTGCGTGGCCTGGCGCTGACCCTGCAGCGGGCCGATGACGGGCGCTGGAGCGTGCGTGGATTGCCGGCAGCGAAAGCCGGCGACCCGCTGGACGGCCTGCGTCGGCTTGGGGAACTGCAGGTGGAGCAGGGTCGCCTGACCATCGAGGCACCATCGATAGGCCTGCAGACAACCTTGCCGCGCCTGGATCTGCGCCTTCGGGTGGACGCTGATCGGTTGCGCGTTGGCGTGCGGGCCTGGGCGCAAGCCGATGCGCTGCCATTGGCGGCAGTACTGGATGTAGATCGTCGCGCCGGCAATGGCGAGGCGTGGCTGGGCGGCGATCCGGTAGACCTGCAGGCCTGGTCGCCGCTGCTGTCCGGTGCCGGCGTACAGCTGTTGCAGGGCCGCGGCGAGCTCAACGCCTGGGTGGCACTGCGTGATTTCCGCCCGGTGATGGTCACCACGGACTCGGATCTGTCCGGACTGCGGCTTGCCGGCACGCCGACGGCCCACGTGGCCAAGCCCACGTTGGACATCGAGCGCCTGCAGGTACGTGCGCGCTGGCGTTACAGCGCCGGTGGCTGGCGGGCGGAAGCCCCACGCCTGCGGGTGCGGGCGGAAGATCGTGAGCAGGTACTGGATGGACTGCTGATCGGTGCAGGACAGCACACCGCGCTGGTGGCCAACAACATAGACGGCAACGTGCTGCTGCGGGGCCTGGCGCTGACCGACCGGGTGGATGCCGGCCTGCGCGACTGGCTGTACCGCGCCCATCCCCAGCTGCGCGTGCGCCAACTGCAGGCACGCGGTGAGCGCAACGGTCCGTTGTGGGTGCAGGGCGACCTCGACACATTGGCGTTTTCCAGCGTGGATGGGGGCCCCGGCCTGGTCGGTATCGGCGGCCGGTTCCAAGGCGATGCCGAAGGGTTCTCGTTGCAGTTGCAGTCCCGACAGCAGATGCAGCTGGACTGGCCAAAGGGATTCGGCGTGCGCCACGACGTGCGACTCGCCGGTGAGATCGTCGGTTGGCATGACGAAGCGGGCGGTTGGCGGGTCGGCACGCCGGCGCTGCGCGTGCAGGGCACCGATTACGCTGCCGATGTCCGTGGAGCATTGTGGTTCCAGGGCGACGGCACGCGGCCGTGGATGCAGCTGGCAGCGAAGATCGACGATGTCCCGATGACCGCCGCCAAGCGCTTCTGGATCCGTTCGAGGATGAGCGAGCATGCCCGTGACTGGCTGGACACCGCGTTGCAGGCGGGTCGCGTGCGCAACGGTATCGGCCTGGTGGCCGGCGACCTGGACGACTGGCCGTTCGACCGCAACAACGGGCGCTTCGAAGCGACCGGACATATTGAAGACGGCACCATCCGCTTCCAGAAAAGCTGGCCCGACATGACCGCCGTGGATGCGGACATCGCCTTCATTGGCCCCGGCTTCTCGCTGACGGGACGTGGTGATCTGGCGGGCGTGAACGTGGATGCGATGCAGGCAGGCATCGAAGATTTCGGCGAGACGCCGCTGTACGTGCGCGCGCAGAGCCGCAGTGAGTCCAGCAAGCTGCTGGCGATGCTGCGTCGCAGCCCGCTGCACGCGCAGTACGGTGACACGCTGGATGCGCTGAGCGTGAGTGGCCCCGCCGCGGTGGACTTCGATCTGCTGCAGCCGTTGCGTGCGGGTCAGCCGGGGCACCTGAAGGGCAGCGTGACGCTGGAGGGCGTGAAGCTGGCCGACAAGCGCTATGCGCTGGATTTTGACGACGTGCGCGGGGTGGCCCAGTACGCCGGCGGCGGTTTCGGTGCCGACAACCTGGCGGTTCGTCACCTGGGCGCAGCGGGCACGCTGAGCCTGCGCGCGGGCGGCTTCGTGCGCGATCCGCAACTGGCCTTCGAATCGCAGCTGGACGCCAACCTGGATGCCGGCGTGCTGCTGGATCGGGCGCCGGAGATGGCCTGGCTGAAGCCGTACATCACCGGCCGCTCGAACTGGACGATCGGCGTGGACATGCCGAAGGCCGTCGCCGCTGCCGCCACTGGCGGTGCGCCGGCACCGGTGCCGCCCGCACGGTTGCACCTGCAGTCGGACCTGGTGGGCACGGTGCTGAGCTTTCCCGCGCCGCTGGACAAGCCCGCCGGTGAAGCGCTCGATACGCGCGTGGCTGCGCAGCTGCCGATGGGCGATGGCCGCATCGAGGTGGCGTTCGGTGACCGTCTCGCCTTGGCCGCGCGCACCCACCAGGGCCAGACCGGCGTGCAGGTCACGCTGGGCAGCGCACGGGTCGACCGGGATCCGCCCGCCAGCGGCTTGGCGGTGAACGGCCGCAGCGGGTCGCTGGACGCATTGGAGTGGATCGGACTGGCACGGGGTTCGGCTGCAGACAGCAGCGGTGGGGCAGGCAATGACCCCATGCCGCTGCGCTCGGTGGATGTGCAGGTGGCGCAGTTGCTGCTGATCGGCGGGGTGTTCGAACAGACGCGACTGCAGTTGCGGCCGACCCTGGAATTCCTAGATGTGCGTCTGGATGGCCCTTCGCTGGCCGGCCAGTTGCAGGTGCCCAGCGCCCGCGGCGGCACCATCAGTGGCGCCTTGCAACGCGTGCATTGGAAATCGCTGCCGGGCCCGGTGCAGCCCCGTCCGCGCGACGGTGCGCCGATCGTGATGCCCGACGGGGAGGTGATGGCCGCGCGGGTGCAGGCCACGGCCAACGACACCGATCCGGCCGGCATCCCGCCGTTGTCGCTGGACATCGCCGACCTGCAGTTCGGCAAGATCACGTTGGGCCAGGCGACACTGCGCACCCAGCCGGTGGCGAATGGACTGCGCGTGCAGCAGCTGGATTTCCGCTCACCCAAGCAGGCCATCGACGTGCGCGGCGACTGGCTGGGCAAAGGGCCCGCAGCGCGTACCGCGCTGACCGCGCAGGTGCGCAGCGAAGACCTCGGTGACCTGCTGCGTGACCTGGACTACGGCGGCCAGCTGCGCGGCGGCCAGGGCCGCATCGACCTGCAGGCCGGCTGGCAGGGCGGTCCCTCTGATTTCCAGCTGGGCAACCTGCAGGGCACGATGACCGTCGATGCGCGCAATGGCCAGCTGTTGGAACTGGAGCCCGGCGCCGGGCGCGTGCTGGGCCTGCTCAGCATCACCCAGCTGCCGCGGCGGCTGATGCTGGACTTCCGCGACTTCTTCTCCAAGGGCTTCGCCTTCAACCAGATCGGCGGCACGCTGGCCTTCGCGGACGGGTCGGCCACCACCGACAAGGTGATGATCGAAGGGCCGGCGGCAAACATCCGCATCCGCGGCCGGACCGACCTGCGCAACCAGCAGTTCGACCAGACCATCGATGTCAATCCGCGCTCGGGCAACCTGCTGACCGTCGTCGGTGCGGTGGCCGGCGGCCCGGTGGGCGCCGCGCTGGGCGCGGCCACCAATGCGGTGCTGTCCAAGCCGCTGGGCGAGATCGGTGCCAAGACCTACCGGGTAACCGGGCCGTGGAAAGAGCCCAAGGTGGACGTGGTGGAGCGTGATGCCGCCGCGCCTCCGCCGCCCAAGCCGAAGGCGCGCTGA